One Peromyscus leucopus breed LL Stock chromosome 20, UCI_PerLeu_2.1, whole genome shotgun sequence genomic region harbors:
- the Mettl7a gene encoding methyltransferase-like protein 7A yields MTLALLVLRLAVGILALPIYLLNILGVWNWICKLWFPYFLSRFTVVYNEQMASRKKELFSNLQEFAGPSAKLSLLELGCGTGANFKFYPPGCRVTCVDPNPNFEKFLFKSVSENRQLQFERFVVAAGENMHQVADGSMDVVVCTLVLCSVKNQEKILREVCRVLRPGGAFYFMEHVADERSTWNYFWQQVLDPVWYLLFDGCNLTRESWKALEQASFSKLKLQHIRAPMSWALLRPHVYGYAVK; encoded by the exons ATGACGCTCGCTCTGCTGGTCCTCCGGCTGGCCGTCGGCATCCTGGCGCTTCCCATATATCTGCTGAACATTTTAGGCGTGTGGAACTGGATATGCAAACTGTGGTTTCCCTACTTCCTGTCCCGGTTCACGGTGGTCTACAACGAGCAGATGgccagcagaaagaaagaactctTCAGCAACCTGCAGGAGTTCGCAGGCCCCTCGGCGAAGCTGTCGCTGCTGGAGCTGGGCTGCGGCACCGGGGCCAACTTCAAGTTCTATCCCCCCGGGTGCAGGGTGACCTGTGTCGACCCGAACCCCAACTTCGAGAAGTTCTTGTTCAAGAGCGTCTCAGAGAACCGGCAGCTGCAGTTCGAGCGCTTCGTGGTGGCGGCCGGGGAGAACATGCACCAGGTGGCCGATGGCTCTATGGACGTGGTGGTCTGCACCCTGGTGCTGTGCTCGGTAAAGAACCAGGAGAAGATTCTGCGCGAGGTGTGCCGAGTGCTGAGGCCG GGAGGGGCTTTTTACTTCATGGAGCACGTGGCAGATGAGCGGTCCACCTGGAATTACTTCTGGCAACAGGTTCTGGATCCTGTCTGGTACCTTCTGTTCGATGGATGTAACCTGACGAGAGAGAGCTGGAAGGCCCTGGAGCAGGCCAGCTTCTCCAAGCTGAAGCTGCAGCACATCCGGGCTCCCATGTCCTGGGCTTTGCTGCGGCCCCATGTCTACGGGTACGCCGTGAAATAG